From Candidatus Amoebophilus asiaticus 5a2, the proteins below share one genomic window:
- a CDS encoding outer membrane beta-barrel protein yields the protein MKKYLLILFFSAIATYSFAQEQISIKISPGISYGRVHTDPDTANFKSDGIALRGKLGAVYDWPIKENYYLSTGAFFVAKQISIKKDDASNLKERHEIQYLQVPVLLKLYTSEIMLDTRLYVEFGVTGAIKINDRVTNLIGDEQFITKLRRWEISGVIGCGMEYNFSLFTSIFAGITYQPAFSSMLLEQRDNGTLPKLFGYADLITIDIGIKF from the coding sequence ATGAAAAAATATCTATTAATATTATTTTTCTCAGCAATTGCTACTTATAGCTTTGCACAAGAGCAAATTTCTATAAAAATATCTCCTGGCATATCTTATGGTCGTGTACATACTGATCCTGATACAGCTAATTTTAAATCGGATGGTATAGCTTTGAGAGGTAAATTAGGTGCTGTGTATGATTGGCCTATTAAAGAAAATTACTACTTAAGCACCGGTGCTTTTTTTGTAGCAAAGCAGATCTCCATTAAAAAAGATGATGCATCTAATTTAAAGGAGCGTCATGAAATACAATATTTGCAAGTGCCTGTTTTGTTAAAGCTATACACCAGTGAAATCATGCTGGATACTAGGTTGTACGTTGAATTTGGTGTGACCGGTGCCATTAAAATAAATGATAGAGTTACTAACTTGATAGGTGATGAACAATTTATAACTAAGTTGCGCCGATGGGAAATAAGCGGAGTGATTGGTTGTGGCATGGAGTATAATTTTAGTTTGTTTACCAGCATTTTTGCTGGTATCACCTATCAACCAGCTTTTAGCTCTATGTTATTAGAACAGAGAGATAATGGTACCCTTCCTAAGCTATTTGGTTATGCAGACTTAATAACTATTGATATAGGTATTAAATTTTGA
- the queA gene encoding tRNA preQ1(34) S-adenosylmethionine ribosyltransferase-isomerase QueA yields the protein MKLSSFKFTLPSKLIASHPVENREDARLMVVHKRTGQIEHKTFKDLIDYLGENDTLVLNDAKIFPSKLYGSKEKTGAQIEVFLLRELESGEHLWDTLVEPARKIRVGNKLYFGDGELVAEVLDNTTSRGRTLKFLFEGTREEFYEIVDQLGFVPLPNQLKRKPETEDRERYQTVYAQHIGAVVPPFAGLHFSAHLLKRLELKGVHITPLTLHIGLNSMKIIDVEDLTKYRIGSEQFLIPDNTVTTVNTALDDKKQVCAVGTSTIKALETSVSVAGRLKPAQGWTNKLIFPPYDFKVCTSLITNFHLPESLPLVNAAAFGGYELMMEAYQIAIKEKYRFFVYGDAMLII from the coding sequence ATGAAACTATCATCCTTTAAATTTACATTACCTTCCAAACTTATTGCTTCGCATCCTGTAGAAAATAGGGAAGACGCTCGCTTAATGGTTGTTCATAAGCGTACTGGGCAAATTGAACATAAAACTTTTAAAGATTTAATAGACTACCTTGGCGAAAATGATACGTTAGTTCTTAATGATGCCAAGATATTTCCGTCTAAACTGTATGGTAGTAAAGAGAAAACAGGCGCACAAATTGAAGTTTTCCTTTTAAGAGAATTGGAAAGTGGCGAGCATTTATGGGATACTTTAGTAGAGCCTGCCAGAAAAATTAGAGTAGGTAATAAGTTATACTTCGGAGATGGCGAATTGGTTGCAGAAGTTTTAGATAATACAACTTCTAGGGGAAGGACACTTAAATTTTTATTCGAAGGCACCCGAGAAGAGTTTTATGAAATTGTAGACCAACTAGGCTTTGTGCCTTTACCTAACCAGCTAAAAAGAAAACCAGAGACTGAGGATAGAGAACGTTATCAAACCGTATATGCACAACACATAGGGGCTGTTGTTCCGCCATTTGCTGGCTTACATTTTAGTGCACATTTACTTAAGCGCTTAGAGTTAAAAGGAGTGCATATTACACCCTTAACTTTACATATAGGGCTTAATAGTATGAAAATAATTGATGTAGAAGATCTTACAAAATACAGAATAGGTTCTGAGCAATTTTTAATTCCTGATAATACTGTAACAACGGTCAACACTGCATTGGATGACAAAAAGCAAGTATGTGCTGTAGGTACTTCTACTATTAAAGCATTAGAGACATCAGTTTCAGTAGCTGGTAGGTTAAAACCTGCTCAAGGGTGGACCAATAAGCTGATTTTTCCTCCTTATGACTTTAAAGTTTGTACTTCTTTAATTACTAATTTTCACTTGCCAGAGTCACTACCACTTGTAAATGCAGCAGCCTTTGGAGGATATGAGTTAATGATGGAAGCTTACCAGATAGCAATCAAGGAGAAATATAGATTTTTTGTATATGGAGATGCAATGCTTATTATATAA
- a CDS encoding isoprenyl transferase: MKALSKTRIKLLVVLGLIFLTILLYNKRHLFFATAKNNIQVQADNLKARIALDKLPQHIAVMMDGNGRWAAKQGKPRVFGHMSSLQSVEETITACVELNIPYLTLFAFSTENWERPQEEVNTLMQLFVTTIRDKLQELVENNIKLKVIGDINRLPKECQIALNNAIQATKDNKGLCLIVALSYSGKWDIIQAVKTLAHETLIHKVKPDDINAEIFQHYLSTSEIPDPDLLIRTGGDIRISNFLLWQLAYTELVFVDKYWPEFRKEDFYKALINYQQRDRRFGKIIRKP; encoded by the coding sequence ATGAAAGCTTTATCTAAAACAAGAATTAAATTATTGGTAGTTCTAGGATTGATTTTTCTGACTATACTTTTATACAATAAACGTCACCTTTTTTTTGCTACGGCAAAGAATAATATCCAAGTACAAGCAGATAATTTAAAAGCTCGTATAGCATTAGATAAATTACCTCAGCATATAGCTGTAATGATGGATGGTAATGGCAGATGGGCTGCAAAACAAGGAAAACCACGTGTGTTTGGGCATATGAGTTCCTTGCAAAGTGTTGAGGAAACCATAACCGCATGTGTAGAATTGAATATTCCTTATTTGACTCTTTTTGCCTTCTCAACGGAGAATTGGGAAAGACCTCAAGAAGAAGTGAATACACTCATGCAATTATTTGTAACTACTATCAGAGATAAATTACAGGAGCTTGTAGAAAATAACATTAAGCTTAAAGTTATAGGAGATATTAATCGCTTGCCGAAGGAGTGCCAAATAGCGTTGAATAATGCAATACAAGCTACTAAAGATAATAAGGGCTTGTGTTTAATTGTTGCTTTAAGTTATAGTGGAAAGTGGGATATCATACAAGCTGTCAAGACTTTAGCTCACGAGACACTAATTCATAAAGTTAAGCCTGATGATATCAATGCTGAGATTTTTCAGCACTACCTATCTACTAGTGAAATACCTGACCCAGATTTACTCATTAGAACAGGAGGAGACATTCGAATTAGCAATTTCTTACTTTGGCAGCTTGCTTATACTGAGCTGGTTTTTGTAGATAAGTATTGGCCTGAATTTAGAAAAGAAGACTTTTATAAAGCACTTATCAATTATCAGCAGAGAGATAGAAGATTTGGTAAAATTATCCGTAAACCCTAA
- a CDS encoding BamA/OMP85 family outer membrane protein, whose product MIKKFLLALGKGIGLSVVFTWNVIAQTPATTSLIELDYQYPTNYIIDDIEFVGVRSLEPEALLAISNLSIGDTVQIPGTAITHAIQKLWQQKIIKDISVYVARVVGNRITLAFHIVESPRLSTYTFTGVKKREEKKLIEKLSLVRGRIVTPKLIKSVKDTLRKHFLNEGYKDIQIDIKSLPDPNDADYNQLEIHIQKGEKLIVNKILIRGNYNISSDVLKAHLQHFHEKPRFTLVKDILYKVCTLQPIRKGGILWHQPNLEEAIIYFKKHFILHSTKFIKHKYVYDKQRLIQYYHNQGYRDATIIKDEVYKVREGLLNVALDIQEGEKYYIRNIKWVGNYIHDVATLNKTLGIRPGNVYSPMLLQGRLAFNPTGKDISSLYMDDGYLFFHVEPVEVAIEGNKVDLELRIQEGPQATINNVDIRGNIYTHEHVIRRELKTLPGDKFNKSKVFRSQRELAMLNVFDPNKIGIIPFPNPANNTVDLLYSVKEAPRFDLKVGAGLASGSELSFNVNIGTNNFSLANALRGKRPLGDVQSLHLKAEFHGKNQQDFTLQFIEPWLAGQKPTALSFAITKSFQQHGEHKSLNSPRINDANGIHEIKGSIPSPKKVGKHSFLNSFGIKSSLGKRLSWPDDYCTIRIGAGYRYYNYYRYDVFDNNTQVSDTTQEWLAEITLERNSINQPTYPTEGSSISLQLKLTPPYSLFSQQHSSKLNLYEKIKWKEYHQTMLDVGYFYNLFGDWVLNIFANGGALGSYSPNSKIGLFERFSMGGTGLANFSLLGRELISLRGYPEGYITPKDKDAGTGYQGGVLFNKVGMELRHPIIKSTMCFIYGLVFAEAGNTWARYEDWKILDLKKSAGLGIRFHSPIGLIGLDWGYGFDKSGTQELEVHWSFGSSIR is encoded by the coding sequence ATGATAAAGAAATTTTTGCTTGCACTGGGAAAAGGAATAGGACTATCTGTTGTATTCACATGGAATGTAATAGCCCAAACTCCGGCTACTACTTCCTTAATTGAACTAGATTATCAGTATCCAACTAACTATATCATAGATGATATTGAATTTGTTGGAGTTAGGTCTTTAGAACCAGAAGCATTGCTGGCTATTAGTAATCTTAGTATAGGAGATACTGTACAGATACCTGGTACAGCTATTACCCATGCCATTCAAAAGCTTTGGCAACAGAAAATTATTAAAGATATATCTGTTTATGTTGCTCGTGTGGTAGGAAATCGTATAACGTTAGCCTTCCATATTGTAGAAAGCCCTAGGTTATCTACTTATACATTTACAGGAGTTAAAAAGCGAGAAGAAAAAAAGCTAATTGAAAAACTAAGTTTAGTAAGAGGTAGAATTGTTACGCCTAAATTAATCAAGAGTGTTAAAGATACTCTTAGAAAACATTTTTTAAATGAGGGCTATAAAGATATACAAATTGATATAAAGAGTTTGCCTGATCCTAATGATGCTGATTATAACCAACTAGAAATACATATTCAAAAAGGTGAAAAATTAATTGTTAACAAAATTCTTATCAGAGGTAATTATAATATTAGTAGCGATGTGCTTAAAGCACATTTACAACACTTTCATGAGAAGCCTAGATTTACGTTAGTTAAAGATATCTTATATAAGGTATGTACTTTACAGCCTATTAGAAAAGGGGGTATATTATGGCATCAGCCTAACCTAGAAGAGGCTATAATATATTTTAAGAAACATTTTATACTCCATTCAACTAAATTTATCAAACATAAGTACGTTTACGATAAGCAAAGGCTTATACAATACTACCATAATCAAGGATACAGAGATGCGACTATTATAAAAGATGAAGTATATAAAGTACGAGAAGGTCTTCTAAATGTAGCATTAGATATACAAGAGGGTGAAAAGTATTATATAAGAAATATTAAGTGGGTTGGTAACTATATACATGATGTAGCCACACTCAATAAAACTTTAGGTATAAGGCCAGGAAATGTATATAGTCCTATGTTATTACAAGGGCGTCTTGCATTTAACCCTACAGGTAAAGATATCAGCTCTTTATATATGGATGATGGATATTTATTCTTTCATGTAGAGCCTGTAGAAGTAGCTATAGAAGGAAATAAGGTTGATTTAGAATTACGTATACAAGAAGGACCACAAGCTACTATCAATAATGTAGATATACGGGGTAATATTTATACGCATGAGCATGTAATAAGGAGAGAGTTAAAAACTCTGCCGGGCGATAAATTTAACAAAAGTAAAGTTTTCCGTTCACAAAGAGAACTAGCAATGTTAAATGTATTTGATCCTAATAAAATTGGTATTATCCCTTTCCCTAATCCAGCCAATAATACCGTGGATTTATTATATAGCGTAAAAGAGGCGCCTCGTTTTGACCTCAAAGTTGGTGCTGGTTTAGCTTCTGGAAGTGAGTTGAGTTTTAATGTTAACATAGGTACTAATAACTTTTCCTTAGCTAACGCATTACGTGGGAAGCGTCCTTTAGGAGATGTACAGTCCCTACATTTAAAAGCAGAATTTCATGGAAAGAACCAGCAAGATTTTACGTTACAATTTATAGAACCATGGCTGGCTGGGCAAAAGCCAACAGCACTAAGCTTTGCTATTACTAAATCCTTTCAGCAACACGGAGAACATAAATCTTTGAATTCTCCTAGAATTAATGATGCCAATGGTATTCATGAAATTAAAGGTAGTATTCCTAGTCCGAAGAAGGTAGGAAAACATAGCTTTTTAAATTCTTTTGGTATTAAGTCTAGCTTGGGTAAACGGCTTAGTTGGCCTGACGATTACTGTACAATTAGAATAGGAGCTGGGTATCGGTACTATAACTATTATAGATACGATGTGTTTGATAACAATACACAAGTAAGTGATACTACGCAGGAATGGCTTGCAGAAATTACCTTAGAACGTAATAGTATTAATCAACCTACCTATCCTACTGAAGGTAGTTCAATTAGCTTACAACTGAAGTTGACGCCACCTTATAGTTTATTTTCTCAGCAACATTCAAGTAAATTGAATTTGTACGAGAAGATTAAATGGAAAGAATACCATCAGACTATGTTAGATGTTGGTTATTTCTATAATCTTTTTGGTGATTGGGTGTTAAACATATTTGCAAATGGAGGAGCTTTAGGTAGTTATTCTCCCAATAGTAAAATAGGATTGTTTGAGAGATTTTCGATGGGGGGTACAGGATTAGCAAATTTCTCTTTGCTAGGTAGAGAGTTAATTTCATTGCGTGGGTATCCAGAAGGGTATATAACTCCTAAAGATAAAGATGCTGGCACTGGCTACCAAGGAGGGGTTTTGTTTAATAAAGTTGGTATGGAACTACGACATCCTATTATCAAGTCTACTATGTGCTTTATATATGGGTTGGTTTTTGCAGAAGCTGGAAATACTTGGGCACGTTATGAAGATTGGAAGATCTTAGACTTAAAAAAATCAGCAGGATTAGGAATTCGTTTCCATTCACCAATAGGGTTAATAGGATTAGATTGGGGATATGGATTTGATAAAAGCGGTACACAAGAATTAGAAGTGCACTGGTCCTTTGGAAGTAGCATTAGATAA
- a CDS encoding OmpH family outer membrane protein → MKNRIVLILTFFSAISYLQAAEKPLKIGYVKLDYVMESMPETKQMEIDLKAFEIQLRNQLQQKAVVLQEKIQAFQKGHATMTDPVKNQKEAELQQLHGEFENLQMESQSSLANKQLELYKPIYERIQKTIELVAKENKYTHVLNADTVGLHIVLYGDQEYDISNLILKKLGIDPTKLATKKLAQATDKKVQEPKTQAANKNSQDKTNKAQNKK, encoded by the coding sequence ATGAAAAACAGAATAGTACTAATATTAACATTTTTTTCAGCCATATCTTATCTTCAAGCAGCTGAAAAACCATTGAAAATTGGTTATGTAAAACTAGATTATGTTATGGAAAGCATGCCAGAAACCAAGCAAATGGAGATTGATTTAAAAGCGTTTGAAATACAACTTAGAAATCAGCTACAACAAAAAGCTGTAGTATTACAAGAAAAGATTCAAGCTTTTCAAAAAGGTCATGCAACTATGACAGATCCTGTAAAAAATCAAAAGGAAGCAGAACTACAACAGTTGCACGGAGAATTTGAAAATCTTCAAATGGAATCTCAAAGCTCTTTGGCTAACAAGCAGTTAGAATTATATAAACCTATCTATGAAAGGATACAAAAAACAATAGAGCTAGTAGCTAAAGAAAACAAATATACCCATGTGTTAAATGCAGATACAGTAGGGTTACATATAGTTTTATATGGCGACCAAGAGTATGATATATCTAATTTGATACTTAAAAAGTTAGGTATAGATCCTACTAAATTGGCAACTAAAAAATTAGCTCAAGCTACAGATAAAAAAGTTCAAGAACCTAAAACTCAAGCTGCCAACAAGAATTCTCAGGATAAAACAAATAAAGCACAAAATAAAAAGTAA